A region from the Acyrthosiphon pisum isolate AL4f chromosome A1, pea_aphid_22Mar2018_4r6ur, whole genome shotgun sequence genome encodes:
- the LOC115033649 gene encoding uncharacterized protein LOC115033649 — translation MEKKRQNTNILMFFKKTKLDDNIVHKKSENEIMPQNEDDQSNSIHSTATEISNTRDIGNYVGFKFNKIKDDELYDILRDPWIPHENFIFPLISQGDKNRSFKLHWINEYPWLSYSQKLGGAFCRICVLFGSDEGGRSRVKLGKLVTIPLSLYKKAKENFKAHQNNDYHKNCVFKSDNFISVMNGKIQNIETTLDTAMTRKVEQNRQKLIPIIETILFCGLQNISLRGHRDDGSINSVDDDIKNQKGNFKALLEFRINAGDQILKEHFKSATKNTTYISKTTQNDLIDCCGNVISDKIIQKVHISKLYSILADETTDVSISEQFSFCVRYFDSDTCSIREHFLGFTKVEHVTG, via the coding sequence ATGGAGAAGAAACGTcagaatacaaatatattaatgttttttaaaaaaacaaaattagatgataatattgtacacaaaaaGTCTGAAAATGAAATTATGCCCCAAAATGAAGACGATCAATCCAACTCAATTCATTCCACTGCTACTGAAATTTCAAATACAAGAGATATTGGCAACTATgtaggttttaaatttaataaaataaaagacgaCGAACTTTATGATATTCTACGTGATCCGTGGATTCcacatgaaaattttatttttcctctAATTTCTCAAGGAGATAAAAATCGTTCCTTTAAACTTCACTGGATAAATGAGTATCCCTGGTTGTCTTATAGCCAAAAGCTCGGAGGAGCTTTTTGTAGAATATGTGTTTTATTTGGAAGCGATGAGGGAGGTCGTAGTCGTGTAAAACTaggaaaattagttacaatacCATTATCTCTTTACAAAAAagcaaaagaaaattttaaggCCCATCAAAATAATGACTACCATAagaattgtgtttttaaatctGATAATTTCATAAGTGTTATGAatggaaaaatacaaaatatagaaacaaCATTAGACACTGCTATGACACGTAAAGTTGAACAAAATAGGCAAAAATTAATCCCTATTATTGAAACCATACTATTTTGTGGCCTACAAAATATATCCTTACGCGGTCATAGAGATGATGGTTCTATAAATTCTGTTGATGAcgatatcaaaaatcaaaaaggAAATTTTAAGGCTTTATTAGAATTTCGTATTAATGCTGGAGATCAAATTCTAAAAGAGCATTTCAAATCTGcaacaaaaaatactacctatattagtaagacgacgcaaaatgatttaattgatTGCTGCGGAAATGTTATAagtgataaaataattcaaaaagttcatatttcaaaattgtatagtattttagcTGATGAGACGACTGACGTAAGTATTTctgaacaattttcattttgtgTTCGGTATTTTGATTCGGACACATGCTCAATACGGGAACATTTTCTTGGATTCACAAAGGTTGAACATGTAACTGGTTAA
- the LOC100162294 gene encoding uncharacterized protein LOC100162294 isoform X1: MFSLTKLAYNWCNGEERSVYNELETLEISVRPCCLLLILYLRAENADYDVTNDDQMFIAAHQSISEEAATSGHVRCLAFAEGRGFPWTRAICVLSAAQGQLDCLQYARDRGCPWNVEVCSKAAAKGQLACLRYAHENGCPWDYTTCEAAAAGGHLDCLQYAHENGCPWDYITCEVAAAGGHLDCLRYAHENSCLWDYTTCEAAVAGGHLDCLQYAHDNGCPWDYITCEVAAAGDHLDCLQYAHENGCLWAYLTCEAAAAGGHLDCLQYAHDNGCLWNFTTCESAAAGGHLDCLQYAHDNGCPWDYITCEVAAAGGHLDCLQYAHENGCLWANTTCEAAAAGGHLDCLQYAHDNGCLWANTTCEAAAAGGHLDCLQYAHDNGCPWDYITCEVAAAGGHLDCLQYAHDNGCLSEVAASGGHFDCLEWW, encoded by the exons atgttttctttaacAAAGCTGGCATACAACTGGTGCAATGGGGAAGAAAGGTCGGTCTACAACGAGTTGGAAACGTTGGAAATAAGCGTTAGGCCATGTTGCCTACTGTTGATACTCTACCTTAGGGCAGAAAATGCTGACTATGACg TTACCAATGACGATCAAATGTTTATTGCAGCCCATCAATCAATCAGTGAAGAGGCCGCAACAAGTGGACACGTTCGGTGTTTGGCGTTTGCGGAAGGCCGCGGGTTCCCGTGGACACGTGCGATATGTGTCCTGTCCGCAGCCCAAGGACAGCTGGACTGTCTGCAATACGCACGCGACCGTGGCTGTCCGTGGAATGTTGAGGTGTGTAGTAAAGCCGCGGCCAAAGGTCAGCTGGCGTGCCTACGCTACGCTCACGAAAACGGCTGTCCGTGGGACTACACGACGTGCGAAGCGGCTGCGGCTGGTGGCCACCTCGACTGTCTACAGTACGCCCACGAAAACGGCTGTCCATGGGATTACATAACGTGTGAGGTGGCCGCAGCTGGAGGCCACCTCGACTGTCTACGCTATGCCCACGAAAACAGCTGTCTGTGGGACTACACAACGTGCGAAGCGGCTGTGGCTGGTGGCCACCTCGATTGTCTACAGTACGCCCACGACAACGGATGTCCGTGGGATTACATAACGTGTGAGGTGGCCGCAGCTGGAGACCACCTCGACTGTCTACAGTACGCCCACGAAAATGGCTGTCTGTGGGCCTACCTGACGTGCGAGGCGGCTGCGGCTGGTGGCCACCTCGACTGTCTACAGTACGCCCATGACAACGGATGTCTGTGGAACTTCACGACGTGTGAGTCGGCTGCGGCTGGTGGTCACCTCGACTGTCTGCAGTACGCCCACGACAACGGGTGTCCGTGGGATTACATAACGTGCGAGGTGGCCGCAGCTGGAGGCCACCTCGACTGTCTACAGTACGCCCACGAAAACGGCTGCCTGTGGGCCAACACGACGTGCGAGGCGGCTGCGGCTGGTGGCCACCTCGACTGTCTACAGTACGCCCATGACAACGGCTGCCTATGGGCCAACACGACGTGCGAGGCGGCTGCGGCTGGTGGTCACCTCGACTGTCTGCAGTACGCCCACGACAACGGGTGTCCGTGGGATTACATAACGTGTGAGGTGGCCGCAGCTGGAGGCCACCTCGACTGTCTACAGTACGCCCATGATAACGGATGTCTGAGTGAGGTGGCTGCGTCTGGAGGCCACTTCGACTGTCTTGAGTGGTGGTGA
- the LOC115033593 gene encoding 52 kDa repressor of the inhibitor of the protein kinase-like: MSGAFKGVQSRIANDKILKAKTYEADLPHSIEALRGELNLWKQFWKNKPEKADSSMEAFKYASMFPNIKCLLTILSVIPITTASAERSFSSLKRIKTYLRSTMSQERLNGLAMLHINKDIQVKPGEVLDVFAKKHKRKLQFDL, translated from the exons ATGAGTGGTGCGTTTAAAGGAGTACAATCTCGAATTGCAA ACGATAAAATATTGAAGGCTAAGACATATGAAGCAGATTTACCTCATAGTATTGAAGCACTACGCGGTGAGTTAAATTTATGGAaacaattttggaaaaataaaccaGAAAAGGCTGATTCTTCAATGGAAGCTTTTAAATATGCATCTATGTTTCCTAACATTAAATGTCTTTTAACAATTCTTAGTGTGATACCTATAACAACAGCAAGTGCTGAAAGGTCATTTAGTTctttaaaaagaattaaaactTACCTACGATCAACAATGAGCCAGGAAAGACTTAACGGCTTAGCAATGTTGcatataaataaagatattcAAGTAAAACCAGGAGAAGTACTAGATGTGTTTGCTAAAAAACATAAACGAAAACTTCAATTCGACCTATGA
- the LOC100162294 gene encoding uncharacterized protein LOC100162294 isoform X2, translating to MFIAAHQSISEEAATSGHVRCLAFAEGRGFPWTRAICVLSAAQGQLDCLQYARDRGCPWNVEVCSKAAAKGQLACLRYAHENGCPWDYTTCEAAAAGGHLDCLQYAHENGCPWDYITCEVAAAGGHLDCLRYAHENSCLWDYTTCEAAVAGGHLDCLQYAHDNGCPWDYITCEVAAAGDHLDCLQYAHENGCLWAYLTCEAAAAGGHLDCLQYAHDNGCLWNFTTCESAAAGGHLDCLQYAHDNGCPWDYITCEVAAAGGHLDCLQYAHENGCLWANTTCEAAAAGGHLDCLQYAHDNGCLWANTTCEAAAAGGHLDCLQYAHDNGCPWDYITCEVAAAGGHLDCLQYAHDNGCLSEVAASGGHFDCLEWW from the coding sequence ATGTTTATTGCAGCCCATCAATCAATCAGTGAAGAGGCCGCAACAAGTGGACACGTTCGGTGTTTGGCGTTTGCGGAAGGCCGCGGGTTCCCGTGGACACGTGCGATATGTGTCCTGTCCGCAGCCCAAGGACAGCTGGACTGTCTGCAATACGCACGCGACCGTGGCTGTCCGTGGAATGTTGAGGTGTGTAGTAAAGCCGCGGCCAAAGGTCAGCTGGCGTGCCTACGCTACGCTCACGAAAACGGCTGTCCGTGGGACTACACGACGTGCGAAGCGGCTGCGGCTGGTGGCCACCTCGACTGTCTACAGTACGCCCACGAAAACGGCTGTCCATGGGATTACATAACGTGTGAGGTGGCCGCAGCTGGAGGCCACCTCGACTGTCTACGCTATGCCCACGAAAACAGCTGTCTGTGGGACTACACAACGTGCGAAGCGGCTGTGGCTGGTGGCCACCTCGATTGTCTACAGTACGCCCACGACAACGGATGTCCGTGGGATTACATAACGTGTGAGGTGGCCGCAGCTGGAGACCACCTCGACTGTCTACAGTACGCCCACGAAAATGGCTGTCTGTGGGCCTACCTGACGTGCGAGGCGGCTGCGGCTGGTGGCCACCTCGACTGTCTACAGTACGCCCATGACAACGGATGTCTGTGGAACTTCACGACGTGTGAGTCGGCTGCGGCTGGTGGTCACCTCGACTGTCTGCAGTACGCCCACGACAACGGGTGTCCGTGGGATTACATAACGTGCGAGGTGGCCGCAGCTGGAGGCCACCTCGACTGTCTACAGTACGCCCACGAAAACGGCTGCCTGTGGGCCAACACGACGTGCGAGGCGGCTGCGGCTGGTGGCCACCTCGACTGTCTACAGTACGCCCATGACAACGGCTGCCTATGGGCCAACACGACGTGCGAGGCGGCTGCGGCTGGTGGTCACCTCGACTGTCTGCAGTACGCCCACGACAACGGGTGTCCGTGGGATTACATAACGTGTGAGGTGGCCGCAGCTGGAGGCCACCTCGACTGTCTACAGTACGCCCATGATAACGGATGTCTGAGTGAGGTGGCTGCGTCTGGAGGCCACTTCGACTGTCTTGAGTGGTGGTGA